A window from Pseudomonas kribbensis encodes these proteins:
- a CDS encoding cytochrome ubiquinol oxidase subunit I, with product MFGLEALDLARIQFAFTISFHILFPAITIGLASYLAVLEGLWLKTGNDTYRDLYHFWSKIFAVNFGMGVVSGLVMAYQFGTNWSRFSDFAGSVTGPLLTYEVLTAFFLEAGFLGVMLFGWNKVGRKLHFFATVMVAIGTLISTFWILASNSWMQTPQGFEIVNGQVIPTDWLAIVFNPSFPYRLMHMATAAFVATAFFVGSSAAWHLLRGKDNPAIRTMLSMAMWMALIVAPIQAVIGDFHGLNTLKHQPAKIAAIEGHWENVGNEATPLILFGWPDMKEEKTKYAVEIPYLGSLILTHSLDKQVPALKEFPPEDRPNSTIVFWSFRIMVGLGFLMIFTGLWSLWLRKRDTLYTSRPFLYLALWMGPSGLIAILAGWFTTEIGRQPWVVYGLMRTADASSNHSFMQMSITLIMFVVVYFALFGAGLGYMMRLVRKGPKTDEGKETNDGGPGQKRTPARPLSAADDDGAEHDRSLTKEI from the coding sequence ATGTTCGGTTTAGAGGCACTAGATCTCGCCCGAATCCAGTTCGCGTTCACCATCTCGTTCCACATCCTGTTCCCGGCAATCACCATCGGTCTTGCGAGCTATCTCGCGGTGCTGGAAGGCCTGTGGCTGAAAACCGGCAACGACACCTACCGCGATCTCTACCATTTCTGGTCGAAGATCTTTGCCGTCAACTTCGGCATGGGCGTGGTCTCGGGGCTGGTCATGGCCTACCAGTTCGGCACCAACTGGAGCCGCTTCTCGGACTTCGCCGGTTCCGTCACCGGGCCATTGCTGACCTACGAGGTGCTCACGGCGTTCTTCCTCGAAGCCGGTTTCCTCGGAGTGATGCTGTTCGGCTGGAACAAGGTCGGACGCAAGCTGCACTTCTTCGCCACGGTGATGGTTGCCATCGGCACGCTGATTTCGACCTTCTGGATTCTCGCCTCCAACAGCTGGATGCAGACGCCGCAGGGCTTCGAGATCGTCAACGGTCAGGTAATCCCGACCGACTGGCTGGCAATCGTGTTCAACCCTTCGTTCCCGTATCGCCTGATGCACATGGCGACTGCGGCGTTCGTCGCAACGGCATTCTTCGTCGGCTCGTCGGCGGCCTGGCATCTGCTGCGCGGCAAGGACAACCCGGCGATCCGTACCATGCTGTCGATGGCGATGTGGATGGCGTTGATCGTTGCGCCGATCCAGGCGGTCATCGGCGACTTCCACGGCCTCAACACCCTCAAGCATCAGCCGGCGAAAATCGCCGCGATCGAAGGTCACTGGGAAAACGTCGGCAACGAAGCGACGCCGCTGATCCTGTTCGGCTGGCCGGACATGAAAGAAGAGAAAACCAAATACGCCGTCGAGATCCCGTACCTCGGCAGCCTGATCCTGACCCACTCGCTGGACAAGCAAGTCCCGGCGCTCAAGGAGTTCCCGCCTGAAGACCGGCCTAACTCGACCATCGTGTTCTGGTCGTTCCGGATCATGGTCGGCCTCGGTTTCCTGATGATCTTCACCGGTCTCTGGAGCCTGTGGCTGCGCAAGCGCGACACGCTCTACACCTCGCGGCCGTTCCTGTACCTGGCGTTGTGGATGGGGCCGTCCGGCCTGATCGCGATTCTGGCGGGCTGGTTCACCACTGAAATCGGTCGTCAGCCGTGGGTGGTCTACGGCTTGATGCGCACGGCGGATGCGTCCTCCAATCACAGCTTCATGCAGATGAGCATCACGCTGATCATGTTTGTGGTGGTGTATTTCGCGCTGTTCGGTGCGGGTCTGGGCTACATGATGCGCCTGGTGCGCAAAGGGCCGAAGACCGACGAAGGCAAGGAAACCAACGACGGTGGTCCTGGCCAGAAACGCACCCCGGCCCGTCCGTTGTCCGCTGCCGACGACGATGGCGCCGAACACGACCGCAGCCTGACCAAGGAGATTTGA
- the mscL gene encoding large-conductance mechanosensitive channel protein MscL, with protein sequence MGVLSEFKAFAVKGNVVDMAVGIIIGAAFGKIVSSFVGDVIMPPIGLLIGGVDFSDLAITLKAAEGSAPAVVMAYGKFIQSILDFIIVAFAIFMGVKAINRLKREEAVAPTLPPVPTKEEELLGEIRDLLKAQNNRP encoded by the coding sequence ATGGGCGTGCTCAGCGAGTTCAAGGCCTTCGCGGTCAAAGGCAATGTGGTCGACATGGCCGTCGGTATCATCATCGGTGCGGCCTTCGGCAAAATCGTTTCGTCGTTTGTCGGTGATGTGATCATGCCGCCAATCGGCCTGCTGATCGGCGGGGTGGACTTCAGTGACCTGGCGATAACCCTGAAAGCCGCCGAGGGCAGCGCCCCTGCGGTCGTGATGGCTTACGGCAAGTTCATCCAGAGCATTCTGGACTTCATCATCGTCGCCTTCGCGATTTTCATGGGCGTCAAAGCCATCAACCGCCTGAAACGCGAAGAAGCCGTCGCTCCGACCTTGCCGCCGGTGCCAACCAAGGAAGAAGAACTGCTGGGTGAGATCCGCGATCTGCTCAAGGCCCAGAACAACCGGCCTTGA
- a CDS encoding PilZ domain-containing protein, which translates to MSEHPSERRRFKRIAFDARTELSQGEYIWPVKLIDLSLKGLLIERPEPWLGDETQDFNVDIHLSDDTDIQMDVQLAHDDHGQLGFQCRHISLESIQRLRRLIELNLGDEAELERELGALMEL; encoded by the coding sequence ATGAGCGAGCACCCGTCCGAGCGTCGCCGCTTCAAACGTATCGCGTTCGATGCCAGAACCGAATTGAGCCAGGGTGAATATATCTGGCCGGTGAAGCTGATCGACCTGTCGCTCAAGGGATTATTGATCGAGCGGCCGGAGCCGTGGCTGGGGGATGAAACGCAGGACTTCAACGTCGACATTCACCTGAGCGACGACACCGACATCCAGATGGATGTGCAACTGGCGCACGACGATCACGGGCAATTGGGCTTCCAGTGCCGGCACATCAGCCTGGAATCGATCCAGCGCCTGCGCCGCCTGATCGAACTCAACCTCGGGGATGAGGCCGAGCTCGAACGGGAGCTTGGCGCGCTGATGGAGCTCTGA
- a CDS encoding ferredoxin--NADP reductase, producing MTASAEKFSRQTLLDVQPLTPSLFTLRTTRDAGFRFRAGQFARLGVTKDDGTTVWRAYSMVSSPFDEFLEFFSIVVPGGEFTSELSRLKAGDTLLVDRQAFGYLTLDRFVDGRDLWLLSTGTGVAPFLSILQDFEVWEKFERIILVYSVREARELAYQQLIAELMQRDYLAEYVHKFQFIPVVTREPHAGALNGRITTLIENGELEQAAGVALDPAHSRVMLCGNPQMIDDTRALLKERGMSLSLTRRPGQVAVENYW from the coding sequence ATGACCGCCAGCGCAGAAAAATTCAGTCGCCAGACCTTGCTTGATGTACAACCGCTGACACCGAGCCTGTTCACGTTGCGTACGACCCGAGATGCAGGTTTCCGTTTTCGCGCCGGGCAGTTTGCGAGGCTCGGAGTGACCAAGGATGACGGCACTACGGTATGGCGGGCCTATTCCATGGTGTCTTCACCGTTCGATGAGTTCCTCGAGTTCTTTTCCATCGTGGTGCCCGGCGGGGAGTTCACCAGTGAGCTGAGCCGGCTCAAGGCGGGCGATACATTGCTGGTGGATCGCCAGGCCTTCGGCTATCTGACGCTGGACCGGTTCGTTGATGGCCGGGACCTCTGGCTGTTATCCACAGGCACCGGTGTGGCGCCGTTTCTGTCGATCCTGCAGGACTTTGAAGTGTGGGAGAAATTCGAACGGATCATCCTCGTCTATAGCGTGCGGGAGGCACGGGAACTGGCTTATCAACAGCTGATTGCCGAGCTGATGCAACGTGACTACCTGGCCGAGTACGTTCACAAATTCCAGTTCATCCCCGTGGTGACGCGCGAGCCGCATGCCGGTGCCCTGAACGGGCGCATTACCACCCTTATCGAAAACGGGGAGCTGGAGCAGGCAGCGGGTGTGGCGCTTGATCCGGCCCATTCGCGGGTCATGCTCTGCGGCAATCCGCAGATGATCGATGACACCCGGGCGCTGCTTAAAGAGCGGGGTATGAGCCTCAGCCTGACGCGGCGGCCAGGGCAGGTGGCGGTGGAAAACTACTGGTAA
- the katB gene encoding catalase KatB, protein MNSMLASGGFPLRRTVGVLAASLLSLSANAAPLTRDNGAAVGDNQNSQTAGANGPVLLQDVQLIQKLQRFDRERIPERVVHARGTGAHGTFTATNDLSDLSKAKVFTAGQVTPVFVRFSAVVHGNHSPETLRDPRGFATKFYTADGNWDLVGNNFPTFFIRDAIKFPDMVHAFKPDPRTNLDDDSRRFDFFSHVPEATRTLTELYSNSGTPASYREMDGNSVHAYKLINDKGEVHYVKFHWKSLQGIKNLDPEQVVKVQGRDYSHMTNDLVANIEKGNFPKWDLYIQVLKPQDLSKFDFDPLDATKIWPGIPERKVGQMVLNRNPSNVFQETEQVAMAPSNVVPGIEPSEDRLLQGRIFAYADTQMYRLGANALQLPINAAKVAVNNGNQDGAMNAGASHSGVNYQPSRLQPREETQSARYSQTALQGSTQQAKIQREQNFKQAGDLYRSFSKKERQDLIESFGGSLASTDDESKHIMLSFLYKADPEYGAGVTKVAKGDLDRVKALAAKLVD, encoded by the coding sequence ATGAACTCCATGCTTGCCTCAGGGGGATTTCCCCTCCGCCGTACCGTCGGCGTATTGGCCGCCAGCCTGCTGTCCCTTTCCGCTAATGCCGCGCCCCTGACCCGGGACAATGGCGCAGCGGTGGGCGACAACCAGAACTCGCAAACCGCCGGTGCCAACGGCCCGGTGCTGTTGCAGGACGTGCAACTGATCCAGAAGCTGCAGCGCTTCGACCGCGAGCGTATTCCCGAGCGCGTAGTGCATGCCCGGGGCACCGGTGCTCATGGCACGTTCACCGCGACCAACGACTTGAGCGACCTGAGCAAGGCCAAGGTGTTTACCGCCGGCCAGGTCACACCGGTGTTTGTGCGTTTCTCGGCCGTGGTGCACGGCAACCACTCTCCGGAAACGTTGCGGGACCCACGGGGCTTCGCGACCAAGTTCTACACCGCTGACGGCAACTGGGATCTGGTCGGCAATAACTTCCCGACATTCTTCATCCGCGATGCGATCAAGTTTCCGGACATGGTGCATGCCTTCAAACCAGACCCGCGCACCAATCTGGATGATGATTCCCGTCGCTTCGACTTCTTCTCCCATGTACCTGAAGCCACTCGTACATTGACCGAGCTGTATTCCAACTCAGGGACACCAGCCAGTTATCGTGAAATGGACGGCAACAGTGTGCACGCCTACAAGTTGATCAACGACAAGGGGGAAGTGCATTACGTCAAGTTTCACTGGAAAAGTTTGCAGGGAATCAAGAATCTCGATCCTGAACAAGTCGTGAAAGTTCAGGGGCGTGACTACAGTCATATGACAAATGACTTGGTGGCGAATATCGAAAAGGGTAACTTTCCGAAGTGGGACTTGTACATTCAGGTTCTGAAACCGCAAGACTTGTCCAAGTTTGATTTCGATCCTCTTGATGCAACCAAGATCTGGCCCGGTATTCCGGAGCGAAAAGTTGGACAAATGGTCCTGAACCGTAATCCTTCGAACGTCTTCCAGGAAACTGAACAAGTGGCCATGGCGCCGTCGAATGTTGTGCCGGGAATCGAGCCATCTGAAGATCGTTTGCTGCAAGGCCGGATATTCGCCTATGCCGACACCCAGATGTATCGCCTTGGCGCCAATGCCCTGCAATTGCCGATCAATGCTGCGAAAGTGGCGGTCAACAACGGCAATCAGGATGGCGCGATGAATGCTGGCGCTAGCCATTCGGGTGTCAACTACCAGCCAAGCCGTCTGCAACCGCGTGAAGAGACGCAAAGTGCACGTTATAGCCAGACCGCCCTGCAGGGCAGCACGCAACAGGCGAAGATCCAGCGTGAGCAGAACTTCAAGCAGGCCGGTGATCTGTATCGCTCGTTCAGCAAGAAGGAACGCCAGGATCTGATCGAGAGCTTCGGCGGTTCGCTGGCGAGCACGGATGACGAGAGCAAGCACATCATGCTGTCCTTCCTCTATAAGGCCGATCCGGAGTACGGCGCCGGGGTGACCAAAGTGGCCAAGGGCGACCTGGATCGGGTCAAGGCCCTGGCGGCCAAACTGGTCGATTGA
- a CDS encoding DUF2474 domain-containing protein: MSSKHSLHDIEEAEKKPLWQRLGWLAMIWVGSVGALFIVASLMRMFMNAAGLTTH; the protein is encoded by the coding sequence ATGAGCAGCAAACATTCCCTGCACGACATTGAAGAAGCCGAAAAAAAGCCGCTGTGGCAGCGGCTCGGCTGGCTGGCCATGATCTGGGTCGGCAGCGTCGGTGCCTTGTTCATCGTCGCCAGCCTGATGCGCATGTTCATGAACGCCGCAGGCCTGACCACGCACTGA
- the cydB gene encoding cytochrome d ubiquinol oxidase subunit II, whose product MGIDLPLIWAVIIIFGIMMYVVMDGFDLGIGILFPFIPGKTDRDVMMNTVAPVWDGNETWLVLGGAALFGAFPLAYSVVLSALYLPLIFMLIGLIFRGVAFEFRFKAKDAKRHLWDKAFIGGSVAATFFQGVALGAFIDGLPVVNRQYAGGSLDWLTPFTLFCGAALVVAYALLGCTWLIMKTEGKLQEQMHDLARPLAFVLLAVIGIVSLWTPLAHPEIATRWFSMPNLFWFMPVPILVLVTMYGLIRAVARNANYMPFLLTLVLIFLGYSGLGISLWPNIVPPSISIWDAAAPPQSQGFMLVGTLFIIPFILGYTFWSYYVFRGKVTHEDGYH is encoded by the coding sequence ATGGGTATTGATCTTCCGCTGATCTGGGCCGTGATCATCATCTTCGGGATCATGATGTACGTGGTCATGGACGGCTTCGATCTGGGGATCGGGATTCTCTTCCCGTTCATCCCCGGCAAGACCGACCGCGACGTGATGATGAACACCGTCGCCCCGGTATGGGACGGCAATGAAACCTGGCTGGTACTGGGCGGTGCGGCGTTGTTTGGCGCGTTCCCGCTGGCCTATTCGGTGGTGTTGTCGGCGCTGTACCTGCCGCTGATTTTCATGCTGATCGGGCTGATTTTCCGTGGCGTGGCGTTCGAGTTCCGCTTCAAGGCCAAGGACGCCAAGCGTCACCTGTGGGACAAGGCGTTCATCGGTGGTTCGGTGGCGGCAACGTTCTTCCAGGGCGTGGCGCTTGGCGCGTTCATCGACGGCTTGCCCGTGGTCAACCGGCAATACGCCGGCGGCTCACTGGACTGGCTGACGCCGTTCACGTTGTTCTGCGGTGCCGCGCTGGTGGTGGCGTATGCCTTGCTCGGTTGCACCTGGCTGATCATGAAGACCGAGGGCAAGCTGCAGGAGCAGATGCATGACCTGGCGCGCCCGCTGGCCTTCGTGCTGCTGGCAGTGATCGGCATCGTCAGCCTCTGGACGCCGCTGGCTCACCCGGAAATCGCGACACGCTGGTTCAGCATGCCGAATCTGTTCTGGTTCATGCCGGTGCCGATCCTGGTGCTGGTGACGATGTACGGACTGATTCGCGCCGTGGCACGCAATGCCAACTACATGCCGTTCCTGCTGACCCTGGTGCTGATCTTCCTCGGTTACAGCGGTCTGGGCATCAGCCTGTGGCCGAACATCGTGCCGCCGTCGATCTCGATCTGGGACGCCGCCGCACCGCCGCAGAGCCAGGGCTTCATGCTGGTCGGCACGCTGTTCATCATCCCGTTCATCCTGGGTTACACCTTCTGGAGCTACTACGTGTTCCGCGGCAAGGTCACCCATGAAGATGGATATCACTAG
- a CDS encoding carbon starvation CstA family protein, which produces MKNNNSPLRHLPWLVLAIVGACALGVVALRRGEAINALWIVVAAVAIYLVAYRYYSLFIANNVMQLDPRRATPAVLNNDGLDYVPTNKHILFGHHFAAIAGAGPLVGPVLAAQMGYLPGTLWLIAGVVLAGAVQDFMVLFMSTRRNGRSLGDMVREEMGRIPGTIALFGCFLIMIIILAVLALIVVKALAESPWGIFTVMATIPIAMFMGIYMRYIRPGRIGEISVIGVILLLGSIWLGGQIAADPVWAKAFSFTGVQITWMLIGYGFVAAVLPVWLILAPRDYLSTFLKIGTIIALAIGILVTMPELKMPALTQFVDGTGPVWKGGLFPFLFITIACGAVSGFHALISSGTTPKLLDNETNARYIGYGGMLMESFVAIMAMVAASVIEPGVYFAMNSPAAVVGGDVVAVATAVSNWGFAITPDALQAVAHDIGETTILARAGGAPTLAVGIAQILHSVLPGENTMAFWYHFAILFEALFILTAVDAGTRAGRFMLQDLLGSFVPALQRTESWTANLIATAGCVAMWGWLLYQGVIDPLGGINTLWPLFGISNQMLAGIALMLGTVVLIKMKRQRYIWVTLLPAAWLLICTTTAGFIKLFDANPAVGFLSLAKKYSDALAAGQVIAPAKSVEQMQHVIFNAYTNATLTALFLFVVFSILFYALKVGIAAWGKKERTDKESPFQALPDA; this is translated from the coding sequence ATGAAAAATAATAATAGCCCGCTGCGCCACTTACCCTGGCTAGTGCTGGCAATCGTAGGAGCGTGCGCCCTGGGCGTAGTGGCATTGCGCCGTGGCGAGGCGATCAACGCCTTGTGGATCGTGGTCGCCGCCGTGGCCATTTATCTGGTTGCGTACCGTTACTACAGCCTGTTCATCGCAAACAATGTGATGCAACTCGATCCACGCCGGGCCACCCCCGCCGTGCTCAACAATGACGGTCTGGACTACGTTCCGACCAACAAACACATTCTCTTCGGACACCACTTCGCGGCCATCGCCGGCGCGGGGCCGCTGGTCGGCCCGGTACTGGCGGCGCAGATGGGCTACCTGCCCGGCACGCTGTGGCTGATTGCCGGCGTGGTGCTGGCGGGCGCGGTGCAGGACTTCATGGTCCTGTTCATGTCCACCCGTCGCAACGGTCGTTCTTTGGGCGACATGGTGCGTGAAGAAATGGGCCGCATCCCCGGCACCATTGCCCTGTTCGGCTGCTTCCTGATCATGATCATCATCCTTGCGGTGCTGGCGCTGATCGTCGTAAAAGCCCTGGCCGAGAGCCCGTGGGGCATCTTCACCGTGATGGCGACCATCCCGATCGCGATGTTCATGGGCATCTACATGCGCTACATCCGCCCGGGCCGCATCGGCGAGATCTCGGTGATCGGCGTGATTCTGCTGCTCGGCTCGATCTGGCTGGGCGGGCAGATTGCCGCTGACCCGGTGTGGGCCAAGGCCTTCAGCTTCACCGGTGTGCAAATCACCTGGATGCTGATCGGTTACGGCTTCGTTGCCGCTGTGTTGCCGGTCTGGCTGATCCTCGCGCCACGTGACTATCTTTCCACCTTCCTCAAGATCGGTACCATCATCGCCCTGGCGATCGGCATCCTGGTCACCATGCCCGAGCTGAAAATGCCGGCGCTGACCCAGTTCGTCGACGGCACCGGCCCGGTATGGAAGGGCGGTCTGTTCCCGTTCCTGTTCATCACCATCGCTTGCGGTGCGGTATCGGGCTTCCACGCACTGATCTCGTCCGGCACCACGCCGAAACTGCTGGATAACGAAACCAACGCCCGCTACATCGGTTACGGCGGCATGCTGATGGAATCGTTCGTGGCGATCATGGCCATGGTTGCCGCTTCGGTGATCGAGCCAGGCGTGTACTTCGCCATGAACAGCCCGGCTGCCGTGGTTGGCGGTGATGTGGTGGCGGTGGCGACCGCTGTCAGCAACTGGGGCTTTGCAATTACCCCGGATGCGCTGCAAGCCGTGGCCCATGACATTGGCGAAACCACCATACTGGCCCGTGCCGGCGGTGCACCGACCCTGGCGGTCGGTATCGCGCAGATCCTGCACAGTGTCCTGCCGGGTGAAAACACCATGGCGTTCTGGTACCACTTCGCGATCCTGTTCGAAGCGCTGTTCATCCTGACCGCGGTGGACGCCGGCACCCGTGCCGGGCGCTTCATGCTGCAGGATCTGCTCGGCTCTTTCGTACCGGCGCTGCAGCGCACCGAATCCTGGACCGCCAACCTGATCGCCACCGCCGGTTGTGTGGCGATGTGGGGCTGGTTGCTGTATCAGGGCGTGATCGATCCGCTGGGCGGCATCAACACCTTGTGGCCGCTGTTCGGTATCTCCAACCAGATGCTGGCCGGTATCGCGCTGATGCTCGGCACCGTGGTCCTGATCAAGATGAAGCGCCAGCGCTACATCTGGGTCACCCTGCTGCCGGCTGCCTGGCTGCTGATCTGCACCACGACCGCAGGCTTCATCAAACTGTTCGACGCCAACCCGGCCGTGGGCTTCCTGTCGCTGGCCAAGAAATACAGCGATGCACTGGCCGCAGGGCAAGTGATCGCGCCGGCCAAGAGCGTCGAACAGATGCAGCACGTGATCTTCAACGCTTACACCAACGCAACGCTGACCGCGCTGTTCCTGTTCGTGGTATTCAGCATCCTGTTCTATGCGCTCAAGGTCGGCATCGCCGCCTGGGGCAAAAAAGAGCGTACGGATAAAGAATCGCCGTTCCAGGCCCTGCCGGACGCGTAA
- a CDS encoding methyltransferase: MPLLDTPFAQLDLIRQPEQQNEPLQAFDAADEYLLNHLAEQNLPVETRVLVLNDSFGALAISLLGKVQVITSGDSFLAFQGLEKNLLRNGQAFDSLHGIPASEPLIGPFDRVLIRVPKTLALLEEQLIRLQGQLAPGAQVVAAAMVKHLPRAAGDLLERYIGPVQASLAVKKARLLIATPEAKAPAASPYPTRYRLDEPAIELLNHANVFCREGLDIGTRAFLPHLPKNLGSARVADLGCGNGVLAIASALQNPDAHYTLVDESFMAVQSAAENWRAALGERDVIVRAGDGLAGQEAQSLDVVLCNPPFHQQQVVGDFLAWRMFQQAREALVVGGALYIVGNRHLGYHSKLARLFRGVEQVAATPKFVILKARK; the protein is encoded by the coding sequence ATGCCTTTGCTCGATACGCCTTTCGCCCAGCTTGATCTGATCCGCCAGCCCGAACAGCAGAACGAACCGCTGCAAGCCTTCGATGCAGCCGACGAATACCTGCTCAATCACCTGGCTGAACAAAATCTGCCGGTCGAGACACGGGTTCTGGTACTCAACGACAGTTTCGGCGCGCTGGCCATCAGCCTCTTGGGCAAAGTGCAGGTCATCACCAGCGGCGACTCGTTCCTGGCGTTTCAGGGCCTGGAAAAGAACCTGTTGCGCAATGGGCAGGCGTTCGATTCTCTGCATGGCATTCCCGCCAGTGAGCCGTTGATCGGGCCGTTCGACCGGGTGCTGATCCGTGTACCGAAAACCCTCGCGCTGCTGGAAGAACAACTGATTCGCCTGCAAGGTCAACTGGCGCCCGGTGCACAAGTTGTGGCAGCAGCGATGGTCAAGCACTTGCCCCGTGCCGCCGGTGATCTGCTGGAGCGCTACATCGGCCCGGTTCAGGCTTCGCTGGCAGTGAAGAAGGCACGCTTGCTGATCGCAACGCCTGAGGCAAAAGCTCCGGCCGCGTCACCTTATCCGACCCGCTATCGTCTCGACGAACCGGCCATCGAACTGCTCAACCACGCCAACGTGTTCTGCCGCGAAGGGCTGGACATCGGCACCCGCGCCTTCCTTCCGCATTTGCCAAAGAATCTCGGCTCGGCACGAGTCGCCGACCTTGGCTGCGGTAACGGCGTACTGGCCATTGCCAGCGCCCTGCAAAACCCTGATGCGCATTACACGCTGGTGGACGAATCGTTCATGGCCGTGCAATCCGCCGCCGAAAACTGGCGCGCAGCGTTGGGTGAACGTGACGTGATCGTACGCGCCGGCGACGGGCTTGCCGGGCAGGAAGCGCAATCGCTGGACGTGGTGCTGTGCAACCCGCCGTTCCACCAGCAACAGGTGGTCGGCGACTTCCTCGCCTGGCGCATGTTCCAGCAGGCCCGCGAAGCGCTGGTCGTTGGCGGTGCGCTGTACATCGTCGGCAACCGTCACCTGGGTTATCACAGCAAGCTGGCGCGGCTGTTTCGGGGTGTCGAGCAGGTCGCGGCCACGCCGAAGTTCGTGATTCTCAAGGCGCGCAAATAA
- the radA gene encoding DNA repair protein RadA encodes MAKAKRMYGCTECGATFPKWAGQCGECGAWNTLTETMVESGGAAAPSGRTGWAGQQAQIKTLAEVSIEEIPRFSTASGELDRVLGGGLVDGSVVLIGGDPGIGKSTILLQTLCNLAKSMPALYVTGEESQQQVAMRARRLGLPQDQLRVMTETCIETIIATARQEKPKVMVIDSIQTIFTEQLQSAPGGVSQVRESAALLVRYAKQSGTAIFLVGHVTKEGALAGPRVLEHMVDTVLYFEGESDGRLRLLRAVKNRFGAVNELGVFGMTDKGLKEVSNPSAIFLTRAQEEVPGSVVMATWEGTRPMLVEVQALVDDSHLANPRRVTLGLDQNRLAMLLAVLHRHGGIPTHDQDVFLNVVGGVKVLETASDLALMAAVMSSLRNRPLPHDLLVFGEVGLSGEVRPVPSGQERLKEAAKHGFKRAIVPKGNAPKEAPAGLQIIAVTRLEQALDSLFE; translated from the coding sequence ATGGCCAAGGCCAAGCGCATGTACGGCTGCACCGAGTGCGGCGCAACCTTTCCCAAGTGGGCCGGGCAGTGCGGCGAATGCGGCGCCTGGAACACCCTGACCGAAACCATGGTCGAGAGCGGCGGTGCCGCCGCCCCGAGCGGGCGCACCGGCTGGGCAGGGCAGCAGGCCCAGATCAAGACTCTGGCCGAAGTCAGCATCGAAGAGATTCCGCGTTTTTCCACAGCCTCCGGCGAGCTCGACCGAGTGCTTGGCGGCGGTCTGGTGGATGGCTCGGTGGTGCTGATCGGCGGTGATCCGGGTATCGGCAAATCGACGATTCTGCTGCAGACCCTGTGCAACCTCGCCAAGAGCATGCCGGCGCTGTACGTCACCGGTGAGGAATCCCAGCAGCAAGTCGCCATGCGCGCACGTCGACTTGGGCTGCCGCAGGATCAACTGCGGGTCATGACTGAAACCTGCATCGAAACCATCATCGCCACCGCCCGCCAGGAAAAACCCAAGGTGATGGTGATCGACTCGATCCAGACGATCTTCACCGAACAACTGCAATCGGCACCGGGCGGCGTGTCCCAGGTGCGCGAAAGTGCGGCGTTGCTGGTGCGCTACGCCAAGCAAAGCGGCACGGCGATTTTCCTGGTCGGTCACGTGACCAAGGAAGGCGCATTGGCCGGCCCGCGTGTTCTGGAGCACATGGTCGACACCGTGCTGTATTTCGAAGGCGAGTCCGATGGCCGGTTGCGCCTGCTGCGGGCGGTGAAAAACCGTTTCGGCGCGGTCAACGAACTCGGCGTGTTCGGCATGACCGACAAGGGCCTGAAAGAAGTCTCCAACCCTTCAGCGATTTTTCTCACCCGCGCTCAGGAAGAAGTCCCGGGCAGCGTGGTGATGGCAACGTGGGAAGGCACCCGGCCGATGCTGGTGGAGGTCCAGGCGCTGGTGGATGACAGTCATCTGGCCAACCCGCGTCGGGTCACGCTGGGTCTGGATCAGAATCGTCTGGCGATGTTGCTGGCGGTGTTGCATCGCCATGGCGGCATTCCGACCCACGATCAGGACGTGTTCCTCAACGTGGTCGGCGGGGTGAAGGTGCTGGAAACCGCGTCCGACCTGGCGTTGATGGCTGCGGTCATGTCGAGCTTGCGCAACCGGCCGTTGCCCCACGATTTGCTGGTGTTCGGCGAAGTCGGCCTGTCCGGCGAAGTGCGCCCGGTGCCGAGTGGTCAGGAGCGTTTGAAAGAAGCCGCCAAGCACGGCTTCAAGCGCGCGATCGTGCCCAAGGGCAACGCGCCAAAAGAAGCGCCGGCAGGGTTGCAGATCATTGCGGTAACGCGTCTGGAGCAGGCGCTGGATTCACTCTTCGAGTAA